The following proteins are encoded in a genomic region of Camelus ferus isolate YT-003-E chromosome 8, BCGSAC_Cfer_1.0, whole genome shotgun sequence:
- the GJA1 gene encoding gap junction alpha-1 protein, with translation MGDWSALGKLLDKVQAYSTAGGKVWLSVLFIFRILLLGTAVESAWGDEQSAFRCNTQQPGCENVCYDKSFPISHVRFWVLQIIFVSVPTLLYLAHVFYVMRKEEKLNKKEEELKVAQTDGANVDMHLKQIEIKKFKYGIEEHGKVKMRGGLLRTYIISILFKSVFEVAFLLIQWYIYGFSLSAVYTCKRDPCPHQVDCFLSRPTEKTIFIIFMLVVSLVSLALNIIELFYVFFKGVKDRVKGKSDPYHATTGPLSPSKDCGSPKYAYFNGCSSPTAPLSPMSPPGYKLVTGDRNNSSCRNYNKQASEQNWANYSAEQNRMGQAGSTISNSHAQPFDFPDDNQNAKKLDTGHELQPLAIVDQRPSSRASSRASSRPRPDDLEI, from the coding sequence ATGGGTGACTGGAGTGCCTTAGGCAAACTCCTTGACAAGGTTCAAGCCTATTCCACCGCTGGAGGGAAGGTGTGGCTGtctgtccttttcattttcagaatccTGCTTCTGGGGACAGCGGTTGAGTCAGCCTGGGGTGACGAGCAGTCGGCCTTTCGCTGTAACACTCAACAGCCTGGTTGTGAAAATGTCTGCTATGACAAATCCTTCCCAATCTCTCATGTGCGTTTCTGGGTCCTGCAGATCATATTTGTATCTGTTCCCACACTCTTGTACCTGGCGCATGTGTTCTACGTGATGCgaaaggaagagaaactgaacaagaaggaggaggaactcAAAGTTGCCCAAACCGATGGTGCCAACGTGGACATGCACTTGAAGCAGATTGAAATCAAGAAGTTCAAGTATGGCATTGAAGAGCACGGCAAGGTGAAAATGCGGGGGGGCTTGCTGCGAACCTACATCATCAGCATCCTCTTCAAGTCTGTCTTCGAGGTGGCCTTCCTGCTGATCCAGTGGTACATCTATGGATTCAGCCTGAGTGCTGTTTACACTTGCAAAAGAGATCCCTGCCCGCATCAGGTGGACTGCTTCCTCTCCCGTCCCACGGAGAAAACCATCTTCATCATCTTCATGCTGGTGGTGTCCTTGGTGTCTCTTGCCTTGAACATCATCGAACTCTTCTATGTCTTCTTCAAGGGTGTTAAGGATCGTGTCAAGGGAAAGAGCGATCCTTACCATGCTACCACTGGCCCACTGAGCCCCTCCAAAGACTGTGGATCTCcaaaatatgcttattttaatGGCTGCTCCTCACCAACAGCTCCCCTCTCACCCATGTCCCCTCCTGGGTACAAGCTGGTTACCGGAGACAGAAACAATTCTTCCTGCCGCAATTACAACAAACAAGCGAGTGAGCAAAACTGGGCTAATTACAGTGCTGAACAAAATCGAATGGGGCAGGCAGGAAGCACCATCTCCAACTCCCATGCACAGCCTTTTGATTTCCCTGATGACAACCAGAATGCCAAAAAACTCGATACTGGCCACGAACTACAGCCTCTAGCCATTGTGGACCAGCGACCTTCCAGCAGAGCCAGCAGTCGCGCCAGCAGCCGACCTCGGCCTGATGACCTGGAGATCTAG